The sequence below is a genomic window from Clostridia bacterium.
GAAGATCTGGAGCTTGGCCGCCGCCTCGCGCTTGCGGGATATCGCAGCCGCGTGCACATCGACGTCTTCTACACGGTCAAACTACTGGCTCCTGTTGCAGGCGGCCTGATTGCCGGCTTCGTGATTCAGGGCGACGTGATTCTCTGGTTTCTCATTCTCGCGTCAGCGGGATTTTTTGGACCCGATTTCTGGCTCACTAGCGCAATTGCAAGCCGGCGGGAAAAAATCCGTTTGGCGCTTCCCGATGCGCTGGACCTGCTGGTGATTTGCATGGAAGCGGGCCTCGGCATGGATCAGGCGCTGATTCGGGTAGGAGAAGAACTGCGCATCAGCCACCCTGAGTTGAGCGAAGAGTTCCTGCTGATCAACCTGGAGCAACGCGCCGGCAAACCTCGCGCAGAGGCATGGCGTAACATGGCGGAGCGTACGGCTCTGGAAACCGTCCGCTCTTTCGTCAACATGCTGGTGCAGACAGAACGGTTCGGCACGCCACTATCGAAGTCGCTCGGCTCGTTTGCCGATTCGCTGCGGACGCAGCGTCGCCAGAAGG
It includes:
- a CDS encoding type II secretion system F family protein; protein product: MVGFIIAISVTLFLGVMLLVFLVTSRSPVSARLKQVTSVGVATVEEQPKIAVEALSSVAKLLAPIRKAIGLAEDLELGRRLALAGYRSRVHIDVFYTVKLLAPVAGGLIAGFVIQGDVILWFLILASAGFFGPDFWLTSAIASRREKIRLALPDALDLLVICMEAGLGMDQALIRVGEELRISHPELSEEFLLINLEQRAGKPRAEAWRNMAERTALETVRSFVNMLVQTERFGTPLSKSLGSFADSLRTQRRQKAEELAARTTVKLVFPLVLFIFPSMFIVLLGPAIISITKSFAEAFGK